The genomic interval TATCACAGGGTGTTTGTTCTTATCACAGGGTGTTTGTACTTATCACAGGGTGTTTGTACTTATCACAGGGTGTTTGTACTTATCACAGGGTGTTTGTTCTTATCACAGGGTGTTTGTTCTTATCACAGGGTGTTTGTTCTTATCACAGGGTGTTTGTTCTTATCACAGGGTGTTTGTACTTATCACAGGGTGTTTGTACGTATCACAGGGTGTTTGTACTTATCACATGGTGTTTGTACTTATCACAGGGTGTTTGTACTTATCACAGGGTGTTTGTACTTATCACAGGGTGTTTGTACTTATCACAGGGTGTTTGTACGTATCACAGGGTGTTTGTACTTATCACAGGGTGTTTGTACTTATCACAGGGTGTTTGTTCTTATCACAGGGTGTTTGTACTTATCACAGGGTGTTTGTTCTTATCACAGGGTGTTTGTTCTTATCACGGTGTTTGTTCTTATCACAGGGTGTTTGTACTTATCACAGGGTGTTTGTACGTATCACAGGGTGTTTGTACTTATCACATGGTGTTTGTACTTATCACAGGGTGTTTGTTCTTATCACAGGGTGTTTGTACTTATCACAGGGTGTTTGTTCTTATCACAGGGTGTTTGTACTTATCACAGGGTGTTTGTACTTATCACAGGGTGTTTGTTCTTATCACAGGGTGTTTGTACTTATCACAGGGTGTTTGTTCTTATCACAGGGTGTTTGTTCTTATCACAGGGTGTTTGTTCATATCACAGGGTGTTTGTTCTTATCACAGGGTGTTTGTTCTTATCACAGGGTGTTTGTTCTTATCACAGGGTGTTTGTACTTATCACAGGGTGTTTGTACTTATCACAGGGTGTTTGTACTTATCACAGGGTGTTTGTACTTATCACAGGGTGTTTGTACTTATCACAGGGTGTTTGTACTTATCACAGGGTGTTTGTTCTTATCACAGGGTGTTTGTACTTATCACAGGGTGTTTGTTCTTATCACAGGGTGTTTGTACTTATCACAGGGTGTTTGTTCTTATCACAGGGTGTTTGTTCTTATCACAGGGTGTTTGTTCTTATCACAGGGTGTTTGTTCTTATCACAGGGTGTTTGTACTTATCACAGGGTGTTTGTTCTTATCACAGGGTGTTTGTTCTTATCACAGGGTGTTTGTTCTTATCACAGGGTGTTTGTACTTATCACAGGGTGTTTGTTCTTATCACAGGGTGTTTGTTCTTATCACAGGGTGTTTGTACTTATCACAGGGTGTTTGTTCTTATCACAGGGTGTTTGTTCTTATCACAGGGTGTTTGTACTTATCACAGGGTGTTTGTACTTATCACAGGGTGTTTGTACTTATCACAGGGTGTTTGTACTTATCACATGGTGTTTGTACTTATCACAGGGTGTTTGTACTTATCACAGGGTGTTTGTACTTATCACAGGGTGTTTGTTCTTATCACATGGTGTTTTTACGTATCACAGGGTGTTTTTACGTATCACAGGGTGTTTGTACTTATCACAGGGTGTTTGTACTTATCACAGGGTGTTTGTTCTTATCACAGGGTGTTTGTACTTATCACAGGGTGTTTGTACTTATCACAGGGTGTTTGTACTTATCACATGGTGTTTGTACTTATCACAGGGTGTTTGTACTTATCACAGGGTGTTTGTACTTATCACAGGGTGTTTGTTCTTATCACATGGTGTTTTTACGTATCACAGGGTGTTTTTACGTATCACAGGGTGTTTGTACTTATCACAGGGTGTTTGTACTTATCACAGGGTGTTTGTACTTATCAGGTTAActtatgttttaataaaaagcCGAGACCTTGTCTGTGGTTGTTTATTTCATTGTTATGTCGGGGTTTGGGTCACTGAGAGGTGAGGGTTGGGTCACTGAGAGGTGAGGGTTGGGTCACTGAGAGGTGAGGGTTGGGTCACTGAGAGGTGAGGGTTTGGGTCACTGAGAGGTGAGGGTTGGGTCACTGAGAGGTGAGGGTTTGGGTCACTGAGAGGTGAGGGTTGGGTGCTTCCTCACAGTCTATGATATTGAATGAGATACATTCAAGTCTATGATATTAACCATTTTGCAGCCAACTTTATTGCAAAAAATACGTACGTGCTTCAGTTCTATTAATTGTTGACATCATCACTAACATATTCATAGTATGTGCGCTGTAGGGCAGATGTGCGCTGTAGGGCAGATGTGCGCTGTAGGGCAGATGTGCGCTGTAGGGCAGATGTGCGCTGTAGGGCAGATGTGCGCTGTAGGGCAGATGTGCGCTGTAGGGCAGATGTGCGCTGTAGGGCAGATGTGCGCTGTAGGGCAGATGTCCGCTGTAGGGCAGATGTGCGCTGTAGGGCAGATGTGCGCTGTAGGGCAGATGTGTGCTGTATGGTGAGGTATCATGCAGAGACACAGAGGTAATTGCGTCTTGCTATTAACTTGTAAacgatacaaaaacaaaatatatatattttctgacTTTCATAATCTTTTGTTTCTCTATAGAAACTGTGCTCAATGTTCCTATAATTGTAATATGTACAGAATCAAAGCTAATAAATTAATGCATTACCATAATTAATGGCATTATAATTGAATCTATGACATGTGAATGAATAAATGCTTCTCTTCATGGTATGTAGTTTTGTTAACAGAACAATTAGAGATGTACTTTAACATATCCTGAAACTAACGGACACttctttttcaacttcatctactatgtaactatcttgataaaaaaatatatatttgtgaatATTTCCTGAGGAGCCTTTTGGCAGCTAACTGTAAAGACGCATAGATCCGGATTCACAAAGCAGGGAATCGCAACCCCACACCGCATTCATTTCCACTGACGTGATCAGCAGTTAATGCCAGATTGGGGTGTAATACTTAGCGAATCTCCCCCATAGAACTTTTCAAAATAACAAAAACAACTATACAACACTTGGTATTTTAAAACTAAACAAGGAAagtgcattaaagctgcagttcaagcaatatcctacatgatttaaaaacattttttttaaataaatcagttctgtactatgagaaaatacttgtagcatttaattttttattttaatttaaagacattgttaatgtattctaatgtaacaagcatttttgtttatatagcaagcatttacaaagttacatccccttcctcttctgagacaggctctggtcCTGCCCTCTgtgtagcagtgcaccaattgtatctagggcctgcctggtcacatgctcttccacacagaactttgcattctgggtactcttgtgcagccgtaacagtgaattaaataacccccgatttggcgatcgattacaggagaacggatcgatcggcaacttagctaatcacttgtcagtgtgcagattgtattgatgcacgtattaAATGGGAAAaaattgaactgcagcttttaatATCCAAGTTAATTTATATAAATGTGTAACGCTTCTCGCCCGGGTCCTAAGGACACTTGGTGACTATGTACATGTCTTTGCTCAGTCTCCCAGACCTTGTCAGGGTGTTGGATCcacgcaggctgggctcagtgtcacggtagcttatgacaagatataataaacaccaaatatctgggttgaactgaacgaggcttagatataataaaatataatttattccttaaataaggtgaacacagcaatatagtacaattaacaggcaagaaggtaacacttacttagggttgggggatggagaagtatcagctagcaattctccagcaatccggtgacattccaggtggaatcagaagcacaactaaaaactgtagggttgacacagtttatatacctgtgtaaccctattcttaacattgaatacagactattggtgaacaattatctgtatccaatccctaacgtggagacacagattaacccatgccccccagctaattagcccatgtgtactgggactctgggtagccccataattaaatcaggggcgatgaccagtttaccaaatgaagtatctgcattgtttgtaggtgtagacataacacttacaaaccactccagtttgatgattctccaccctcaggtaacaattagagtgacagagtctgttgattagtacttggtctgttgattagtacttagtgtaaacaaaccgggcagttaacttttgatcacagtgcttaggctcaatcagccggctgcccttcatgacctatttagcatagcagatggtctgcattttcagagcagatccaaaataccatacatatatactttaatatctacacatattaataagttccattctggtgggctcagtgggtcgaaatttgccagttcttaatgcctacagtgactccacacattggccaaatatcaactctctgggacctccagaactggagatacagaaatgcactttaaaacattaaaatacaggattataatgaaacatgggaacaggggaacatacattttcctgacatgacaaggtgtaaaccacattcctggacctcagtccagttaaccccttgcctccctggtgaggtcagggggtggccatatggggtgcaacccctttaataccgggccaacccccctctccctctacactcagTCTcccataccttgtcagggtgttggatccacgcaggctgggctcagtctcccaTACCTTGTGAAGGTGCTGGGCTCAgtgtgctgggtcggtgcaggctgggctcagtgtgctgggtcggtgcaggctgggctcagtgtgctgggtcggtgcaggctgggctcagtgtgctgggtcggtgcaggctgggctcagtgtgctgggtcggtgcaggctgggctcagtgtgctgggtcggtgcaggctgggctcagtgtgctgggtcggtgcaggctgggctcagtgtgctgggtcggtgcaggctgggctcagtgtgctgggtcggtgcaggctgggctcagtgtgctgggtcggtgcaggctgggctcagtgtgctgggtcggtgcaggctgggctcagtgtgctgggtcggtgcaggctgggctcagtgtgctgggtcggtgcaggctgggctcagtgtgcTGGGTCGGTGCATGCTGAGCGTAGATATATTGAAAGAATTATGAAGGGCGCCAGGAAATGTTAATAATATAAACAGGAGCTTTATTAACAGAAATTGATAATGCTTCTCACATCAAGACAGTCGTTATTATATACACATTAACTGGTGAATAATCATGTTTGCTCTCTAATTCCTCCCTAGGTAATCCTTACTCTCATGCTAGGAAGATGCTTGGGCGTGTTTCTGTTACTGTCATCTTAAGTGGCTCTTTTCTGCGTAGCGTCCGTAACTCTTTATACCAAACTTAGGCTTCCCTTACTATCATGGACTATAGGAGAGATAACAGGGGCCTCTCGGCAGCGCCGCTCTGATTATATCCGGGATAACACTTGGTGAACCCCAGTAGGCGTCCTCTGTATGAAGCGGTGAGACTCTGCACTTCCATGGCTACGGACGCTAACCGGGTGGGAGACTTTCCCTAACTACAAAACAACAACAGGACAGTGACTATATATTAACTATACACAGGACAGTGTGACTATATAGTAACTATACACAGGACAGTGTGACTATATAGTAACTATACACAGGACAGTGTGACTATATAGTAACTATACACAGGACAGTGTGACTATATATTAACTATACACAGGACAGTGTGACTATATATTAACTATACACAGGACAGTGTGACTATATAGTAACTATACACAGGACAGTGTGACTATATAGTAACTATACACAGGACAGTATGACTATATAGTAACTATACACAGGACAGTGTGACTATATATTAACTATACACAGGACAGTGTGACTATATATTAACTATACACAGGACAGTGTGACTATATATTAACTATACACAGGACAGTGTGACTATATATTAACTATACACAGGACAGTGTGACTATATAGTAACTATACACAGGACAGTGTGACTATATAGTAACTATACACAGGACAGTGTGACTATATATTAACTATACACAGGACAGTGTGACTATATAGTAACTATACACAGGACAGTGTGACTATATATTAACTATACACAGGACAGTGTGACTATATATTAACTATACACAGGACAGTGTGACTATATATTAACTATACACAGGACAGTGTGACTATATAGTAACTATACACAGGACAGTATGACTATATAGTAACTATACACAGGACAGTGTGACTATATATTAACTATACACAGGACAGTGTGACTATATATTAACTATACACAGGACAGTGTGACTATATATTAACTATACACAGGACAGTGTGACTATATATTAACTATACACAGGACAGTGTGACTATATAGTAACTATACACAGGACAGTGTGACTATATAGTAACTATACACAGGACAGTGTGACTATATATTAACTATACACAGGACAGTGTGACTATATAGTAACTACACAGGACAGTGTGACTATATATTAACTATACACAGGACAGTGTGACTATATATTAACTATACACAGGACAGTGTGACTATATATTAACTATACACAGGACAGTGTGACTATATATTAACTATACACAGGACAGTGTGACTATATAGTAACTATACACAGGACAGTGTGACTATATAGTACCTATACACAGGACAGTGTGACTATATAGTAACTATACACAGGACAGTGTGACTATATAGTAACTATACACAGGACAGTGTGACTATATAGTAACTATACACAGGACAGTGTGACTATATAGTAACTATACACAGGAACATATTTACATTACTAACTGTGAGGCTCCTCCAACCATCACTCCCAGGAACCTCAGTGCTACAATCTCCAGTCTCACAATATACACCCTGATGGTGATGTCACTGGTCCCCATGCATAACGTGGCAGTGGCTTCTTTCCTGCTGTCAGTCTATAACATGTGATGGGACTGGGCGTTACGCTCTGTGAGCCCACATAGTTAAACCCTAAAgccggttaaccccttaattagaaTAGTACCTCTCAGAGGGGCGCTAGTTTAGGGGGTACGTTTGAATGATTTGATGCCCTCAAAATTGCACCTACAAGTGACTTGGGAGGGGATTGATTTCCAGGCGACGCCTGTTTGTGTTATGTCGCTATGTGTCCAACAAGAGTTAACAtaatcagccccccccccccccatctcaacTTTATTGGCTTTCTGATTAGGACGGGGTATGCTAAGGGTAATGAAAGCACCTAATTAACAAACACTCCCCAATTTAGAGACGCACTAAGAAATGCAACTTGTAATTAATTTCCAGGGAAACAGAAGAAAACCACATTTGTGCTTTTAGAATGGTTCGATGAGATTAGGGAATCAATTTGATTGGTAAATTATTTATAACGAGGCTTTGTGGCCACGTATGTGGGATTACCCCACTTTGTGGCCACGTATGTGGGATTACCCCACTTTGTGGCCACGTATGAGGGATTACCCCACTGAATTGTGACATGAAGAACCGCACGGGTTCACTAGAAAATCACTCATAATTATTCTATCTTTCCAAGCAGTGTTATTGTGTCTTGTGACTCTGATAGTTTCTTGTGCTTTGAGCCCGTGAGGAGAGCTCATTCATTGTAACACGACAAGCTAATCTTTTGGACATCCTAACAGCGCATGACATCAAAATAAGTAGAACCAGAGCTAGGGCAATTAGAACAAGGTCCCTTACAAAGAACTGATGACAATTAATAGGCCAAGGTCTTCTACAGCCGGTCATTTCATTCCCCGTGAGGTTGTAAAAAGGTCTCATTGAGGCTGGTTCTGGCGTGGCACATCTCACATTGCCAGCGTTTCTGGCAGAATGCTGGGAATCCAGCCAGTGCTTCAGATACAAAATGCTACAGTCACAGTTCCAAGGATTGTTGGACACATCGACTTCCTCCAGGTTACGCAAGTGGTCAAAGGCCCCGGTGGGGACAGTGGTCAGGCTGTTGTTTTGCAGGTAAAGTCTGATAGTGCTCTGTGGGAGGGAAGGCACATCTCGGAGCTGCTTAAAACTGCAGTTGACGATGAATCCTTTCCGCTCTATTGTTGTACAAAAGCAAGAGAGAGGACACGATTCAACACTGAATGTGGAAATAAGCAGCAACTGGAGAAGTTTGTGACAAATCAAGATTGTTGTCTTGGACATTGTGTGtctggaaaaaaaggaaaaacacatTTCAGTTTATATTTTGTACAGAAAAGTTTTTTTCACAAACTATATACTTACATTTTTACACGTGTTTAAGAAAGACAATTAGAGAATTAAGCACTCCTAATAGAACTCCTTATTTTTCTTTTAGTTTCTGCCACATCGTTCCTATTGTTGTTTTCATGTGTATTAAATGGTTAACAATGAATTGTTTTCCAATGTTTTGCACCACAAAATGATTGCGATATATTGTATTTTTGTGTCTCCGTAGTACTGTGCATTATTCCATTTGAAACCTGCTTCCGTTACAATTTTTCATCTAAAGGTTCTAATTCATCCAACTGTCTTTGCAACGTCTCTTTTGTTTGTGCTGAGCTAACCAATTTGCAGTCTGCATTTTGCTGCTTGGGTATCTGAAAAATGTTCTTTGCTTCTTAAAGGTATTAGAACGTTACTGACACACTTATTTAGAACGTTACTGACACACTTATTTAGAACGTTACTGACACACTTATTTAGAACGTTACTGACACACTTATTTAGAACGTTACTGACACACTTATTTAGAACGTTACTGACACAGTTATTTAGAACGTTACTGACACACTTATTTAGAAcgttactgacacacacatattt from Ascaphus truei isolate aAscTru1 chromosome 17, aAscTru1.hap1, whole genome shotgun sequence carries:
- the LOC142468514 gene encoding platelet glycoprotein IX-like isoform X2, whose translation is MSKTTILICHKLLQLLLISTFSVESCPLSCFCTTIERKGFIVNCSFKQLRDVPSLPQSTIRLYLQNNSLTTVPTGAFDHLRNLEEVDVSNNPWNCDCSILYLKHWLDSQHSARNAGNVRCATPEPASMRPFYNLTGNEMTGCRRPWPINCHQFFVRDLVLIALALVLLILMSCAVRMSKRLACRVTMNELSSRAQSTRNYQSHKTQ
- the LOC142468514 gene encoding platelet glycoprotein IX-like isoform X1: MNFSRRHTMSKTTILICHKLLQLLLISTFSVESCPLSCFCTTIERKGFIVNCSFKQLRDVPSLPQSTIRLYLQNNSLTTVPTGAFDHLRNLEEVDVSNNPWNCDCSILYLKHWLDSQHSARNAGNVRCATPEPASMRPFYNLTGNEMTGCRRPWPINCHQFFVRDLVLIALALVLLILMSCAVRMSKRLACRVTMNELSSRAQSTRNYQSHKTQ